In Primulina eburnea isolate SZY01 chromosome 5, ASM2296580v1, whole genome shotgun sequence, a single window of DNA contains:
- the LOC140832756 gene encoding zinc finger protein ZAT10-like yields the protein MALEALNSPTTPTPSFLYENDHASLMYLDSWTKGKRSKRPRSVETEEPTEEEYLALCLIMLARGGGGASASVASTSAPLVMMDKNSRTRTRTPPPPVAVDSAKLLYRCSVCNKAFGSYQALGGHKASHRKLSGGDEHSTTSNPTPTTSTTSATALSGAMGSGKTHECSICHRRFPTGQALGGHKRRHYEGNVGAGNSTVTSSEGVGSTGSHRDFDLNLPALPNFLPGFGSGIEEEVESPHPAKKSRLSLATKLEIF from the coding sequence ATGGCTCTTGAAGCTTTGAACTCGCCGACTACTCCTACACCCTCGTTTCTATATGAGAATGATCATGCCAGTTTAATGTATCTTGATTCGTGGACGAAAGGCAAGCGGTCCAAGCGTCCACGTAGCGTTGAAACTGAGGAACCCACTGAGGAAGAGTACTTGGCTCTTTGTCTTATCATGCTCGCTCGCGGCGGCGGCGGCGCCTCTGCGTCGGTGGCTTCTACCTCTGCCCCACTGGTGATGATGGATAAGAATTCACGAACTCGGACCAGAACACCACCGCCTCCAGTTGCGGTGGACTCGGCTAAGTTACTCTACAGGTGTTCTGTTTGTAACAAGGCGTTTGGATCCTACCAAGCTTTGGGTGGACACAAGGCCAGCCACCGCAAGCTTAGCGGCGGCGATGAGCACTCTACTACCTCCAACCCCACACCCACAACATCCACTACGTCTGCTACAGCTCTGAGTGGTGCCATGGGAAGCGGGAAGACCCACGAGTGCTCCATCTGTCACAGGCGCTTTCCCACAGGGCAGGCCTTGGGAGGCCACAAGCGCCGCCACTACGAAGGCAACGTTGGTGCAGGGAACAGCACGGTGACGTCTTCGGAGGGTGTGGGATCCACCGGTTCACACAGAGACTTCGACTTGAACCTGCCGGCTTTGCCGAACTTCTTGCCGGGATTTGGCTCCGGCATTGAAGAGGAGGTCGAAAGCCCACACCCTGCCAAGAAATCGCGCCTCTCGCTGGCGACAAAATTAGAAATCTTTTGA
- the LOC140831920 gene encoding uncharacterized protein: MTEVRNKRSVQSRMGLILAAISKLKACIQQVEQLHPSGASDMYIIIRAKELMKHDSNFKKGFKFDHVWPIMKDIEKFAASLNHSRSTIQRGIEFFDSQQSDTQATDSPKSASPGLSPFEINLTDENIGGTSSQRPLGVKKTKLKKKKDEYISHTIESMRLGQEKILEIIQTGNAYREHNKELQIKRMQQTERKLEQNETKIEQNRQMLDLTRFQEENKILVIDLNSIQDPSLRENFRAEQSRILSEREERKRARESLDYGKYFGDIGGSGSSLPPF; this comes from the exons ATGACTGAAGTTCGTAACAAAAGATCTGTGCAATCTCGTATGGGCTTAATATTGGCGGCGATTAGTAAATTAAAAGCATGCATCCAACAAGTTGAACAACTCCATCCAAGCGGTGCTTCAGATATGTATATT ATAATTCGTGCGAAAGAGTTAATGAAACATGATTCTAATTTCAAGAAAGGTTTTAAGTTTGATCATGTATGGCCTATTATGAAAGATATTGAGAAATTTGCAGCTTCGTTAAACCATTCAAGGTCAACAATTCAAAGAGGTATTGAATTTTTCGACTCTCAACAATCGGACACACAAGCAACGGATTCCCCCAAATCAGCGTCCCCTGGATTATcaccatttgagattaatttaactgatgaaaaTATTGGTGGTACTTCGTCACAGCGGCCACTTGGAgtgaaaaaaacaaaattaaaaaagaaaaaagatgaaTATATATCACATACAATTGAATCAATGAGATTAGGACAAGAAAAAATTCTGGAAATAATCCAAACTGGAAATGCTTATCGTGAACATAACAAAGAATTACAGATAAAACGTATGCaacaaactgaacgaaaatTGGAACAAAATGAAACAAAAATAGAACAAAATCGACAAATGTTGGATTTGACTAGGTttcaagaagaaaacaaaattttggtAATCGATCTCAACTCAATTCAAGATCCATCTTTGCGTGAAAATTTTAGGGCCGAACAGTCAAGAATTTTGAGTGAGAGGGAAGAAAGGAAACGTGCACGTGAAAGTCTCGACTATGGAAAATATTTTGGAGACATTGGAGGATCTGGATCCAGCTTACCTCCGTTTTAA
- the LOC140832757 gene encoding probable strigolactone esterase DAD2, which translates to MGHSLLEALNVRVVGSGENILVLAHGFGTDQSAWQRILPFLVRDHRVVLYDLVCAGSVNPDYFDFGRYTTLDAYVDDLIHILDSIGVHRCTYVGHSVSGMIGILAAIRRPELFIKLILIGASPRFLNDKDYNGGFEQGEIEKVFSAMESNYEAWVNGFAPLSVGADVPVAVREFSRTLFNMRPDITLFVSRVVFNSDFRGVLGLMKVPCSIIQTAKDVSVPETVAYYMKDHLGGRTTVHPLNIEGHLPHLSAPNLLAQVLRQALPR; encoded by the exons ATGGGGCACAGTTTGTTGGAGGCCTTGAACGTGCGAGTAGTGGGTTCCGGCGAGAATATTTTGGTGCTGGCTCACGGATTCGGCACCGATCAGTCGGCGTGGCAGCGCATTCTGCCGTTCCTTGTGCGGGACCACCGCGTAGTTCTGTATGACTTGGTGTGCGCCGGCAGCGTCAACCCCGATTACTTCGATTTCGGTCGGTACACCACTTTGGATGCCTACGTTGACGACTTAATCCATATCCTTGATTCCATCGGCGTGCACCGCTGCACCTATGTTGGCCACTCGGTCTCCGGCATGATCGGGATTCTCGCTGCCATTCGCCGGCCTGAGCTGTTCATCAAGCTGATTCTCATCGGAGCCTCCCCTAG GTTCTTGAACGATAAAGACTACAACGGAGGATTCGAGCAAGGCGAGATCGAGAAGGTATTCTCCGCCATGGAGTCGAACTATGAAGCGTGGGTCAACGGGTTCGCGCCGCTATCGGTGGGGGCGGACGTGCCGGTAGCTGTCCGCGAGTTCAGCCGCACGCTGTTCAACATGCGGCCGGACATAACACTGTTCGTCTCACGGGTAGTGTTCAACAGCGACTTCCGAGGAGTACTAGGACTGATGAAGGTGCCGTGCTCCATAATCCAGACGGCGAAAGACGTATCAGTCCCGGAGACGGTGGCGTACTACATGAAGGATCACCTGGGGGGTCGGACCACCGTTCATCCGCTGAATATTGAGGGCCATCTCCCCCATCTCTCCGCCCCTAATCTGCTGGCTCAAGTGCTCCGGCAGGCGCTGCCtagataa